One region of Thermodesulfovibrionales bacterium genomic DNA includes:
- a CDS encoding GNAT family N-acetyltransferase, whose translation MFIKVSTEIQIAIIESLAKEIWTEHYIPIIGEEQVDYMLDRFQTRQAISEQIASGFLYFLIEGDDQFIGYLSVQPQHDALFLSKLYVRTCERGKGHGRKAILFIEKLAREKGLGRVLLTVNKNNRRAINAYERTGFKNLGSVVQDIGGGFIMDDYKMEKIVLHRLQSGRADAGTGRAE comes from the coding sequence ATGTTCATTAAAGTCTCGACCGAAATCCAAATCGCAATTATCGAATCTTTGGCTAAAGAAATCTGGACTGAGCATTACATTCCGATAATCGGTGAGGAGCAGGTAGACTACATGCTCGACAGATTCCAGACCAGGCAGGCGATTTCAGAGCAGATCGCCAGCGGATTTCTCTACTTCTTGATCGAAGGAGACGATCAATTCATCGGATATCTCAGTGTCCAACCCCAGCATGATGCATTGTTCCTGAGTAAGTTATATGTGAGAACTTGCGAACGCGGCAAAGGCCACGGGAGGAAGGCGATTCTCTTTATCGAGAAGCTGGCTCGGGAAAAGGGATTAGGAAGGGTTCTGCTCACGGTGAATAAGAACAATCGGCGAGCGATCAATGCATATGAAAGAACCGGTTTCAAGAATCTCGGTTCCGTCGTTCAGGACATCGGTGGCGGCTTTATCATGGATGACTACAAGATGGAAAAGATTGTCCTGCACCGGCTTCAATCCGGTCGAGCCGATGCGGGAACGGGAAGAGCGGAATGA
- a CDS encoding antibiotic biosynthesis monooxygenase, with product MVKVALFVRLEAKPGKEADVETFLRGGLPIVQEEPATTAWFAIRLGPTTFGIFDAFPDEAGRQAHLSGRVAAALMAKAPELLAQPPVIEKVDVLAAKLPG from the coding sequence ATGGTAAAGGTAGCACTCTTTGTTCGTTTAGAGGCAAAACCCGGAAAAGAGGCTGACGTCGAAACCTTCCTTCGTGGTGGTTTGCCGATTGTTCAGGAGGAACCGGCAACGACCGCGTGGTTCGCGATCCGCCTTGGACCGACGACTTTCGGCATCTTCGATGCCTTCCCGGATGAGGCAGGCAGACAGGCTCACCTCTCAGGCAGGGTCGCGGCCGCACTCATGGCGAAGGCCCCCGAGCTGCTGGCGCAGCCGCCGGTCATAGAGAAGGTCGATGTCCTCGCGGCGAAGCTTCCTGGATAG
- a CDS encoding Type 1 glutamine amidotransferase-like domain-containing protein: MKGYILLEGGAEFGGGMAEPDSRAIELAGGFDGEVSIVPAAAAPDNNHERAGQNGVSWFKELGAKRVTLLPLIDHASANQNQIVTSLLNSRLIYLLGGFPLYLKNTLEGSLGWQSIVKAYREGSVVGGSSAGAMVLGEHFYDPETRGIVTGLTLIPRICIIPHHDASGRRWASHLSQAVPGDIIVGIDEQTGIIDDGADGTWNVYGKGSVTLYRNGAAEIYRRGETFSL, translated from the coding sequence ATGAAGGGCTATATCCTCTTGGAAGGCGGGGCCGAGTTCGGTGGAGGCATGGCCGAACCGGATAGCCGCGCCATCGAACTGGCAGGGGGTTTCGATGGAGAAGTCTCGATCGTCCCTGCCGCAGCAGCACCTGACAATAACCATGAGCGAGCCGGCCAAAACGGTGTTTCCTGGTTCAAAGAGTTAGGCGCAAAACGGGTAACACTCTTGCCCCTCATCGATCATGCTTCCGCCAATCAAAATCAGATTGTGACTTCACTGCTCAATTCCCGACTCATTTATCTGCTCGGAGGGTTTCCGCTCTATCTGAAAAATACCCTGGAGGGGAGTCTCGGTTGGCAGTCGATCGTGAAAGCTTATCGAGAGGGCTCAGTAGTTGGCGGAAGCAGCGCAGGGGCGATGGTGTTAGGCGAACACTTCTACGATCCTGAGACAAGGGGCATTGTCACGGGCTTAACGCTAATCCCCAGAATTTGTATCATTCCCCATCATGATGCCTCCGGCAGACGATGGGCGTCTCATCTGTCTCAGGCGGTTCCGGGAGATATCATTGTCGGGATCGACGAACAGACCGGAATCATTGACGACGGCGCGGACGGTACGTGGAATGTTTATGGAAAAGGCTCGGTCACGCTCTACCGAAATGGAGCAGCAGAGATTTATCGCCGCGGAGAAACATTTTCCCTCTGA